The DNA region ATCTTTGAAAAGTTTCAACAAGTAGATTCATCAGATTCCCGCAAAAAAGGTGGTACTGGTTTAGGGCTGACCATCTGTCGCAAAATTATTGAACAACACAACGGTAGAATTTGGGCTGAGAGTACTCCAGGGAGTGGAAGCACCTTTGCATTTACATTACCTACCCTTGAGTGCGTCAATATCTCATGGAGAGTGAGCTATGAATATGAAGCGGATTTTAATTATTGATGACGAAGAAACCATTCAAACCGTTGTGCAATTTGGCATCAAAATGGCAGCAGGTTGGGAAGTTTTCACGGCTAGTTCTGGCTTTGAAGGCATCCAGACTGCCCAAAGCGAAAAACCCGATGTGATTTTGCTGGATGTGATGATGCCAGATATGGATGGTATTGCTACCTTTAAAGAACTCCAGTCTCATTCTGAAACAGAACAAATTCCGGTGATTATTTTAACTGCCAAGGCACAAACGGCAGAAAAGCGCCAGTTTAATGATTTGGGAGTTAGTGGTGTCATTACAAAACCATTTAACTCCCTCAATCTACCGGAGCAAATTAGTAAAATTCTCCATTGGTAGCTGCATCAGTCAACCACCCACCACTAATCGGAGTACCGATATAGTGGGAGCTTGAAAGAGCCTAGTTGTCCAGTCTAAGTGTTAAATCACTACGTTTAAGGTAAGTGTTCAAGACCTACCAGAGAATGCGTAGCTAGTTCTTTGCTCTAGAACTTAAGAGTTAAACAGGTTTAAGGGTTAAGCCAGTACTTTTGAGATAGTTACCGACCTGA from Nostoc commune NIES-4072 includes:
- a CDS encoding response regulator; protein product: MNMKRILIIDDEETIQTVVQFGIKMAAGWEVFTASSGFEGIQTAQSEKPDVILLDVMMPDMDGIATFKELQSHSETEQIPVIILTAKAQTAEKRQFNDLGVSGVITKPFNSLNLPEQISKILHW